From the Lepisosteus oculatus isolate fLepOcu1 chromosome 1, fLepOcu1.hap2, whole genome shotgun sequence genome, one window contains:
- the krt5 gene encoding keratin, type II cytoskeletal 5, which translates to MSIRTTYMSSSSGGGGGGSMGGFGSGGVRRSFTSQSAYAMPVTRKSVSMVRSGMGGGGYGSGAGFGGGSGGSYSYSIGGGGAGAGGGYGGGLGAGFGSGAGFGGGGAGFGSGSGFGGGGAGFGGGAGFGGGAGFGGGAGFAQPPITAVTINQSLLAPLNLEIDPNIQVVRTQEKDQIKTLNNRFASFIDKVRFLEQQNKMLETKWSLLQDQTTTRSNIDAMFEAYIANLRRQLDNLGNEKMKLEGELKNMQGLVEDFKNKYEDEINKRAAVENEFVLLKKDVDGAYMNKVELEAKVDALQDEINFLRAIYEEELRELQSQIKDTSVVVEMDNSRNLDMDSIVAEVRAQYEDIANRSRAEAESWYKQKYEEMQSSAGKFGDDLRNTKSEIAELNRMISRLQNEIEAVKGQRANLEAQIAEAEERGELAVKDAKAKIKELEEALQRAKQEMARQVREYQELMNVKLALDIEIATYRKLLEGEESRLTSGGGSATIHVQQVSSGPMSFSSMESSGGYGGGYGGGMGGGMGGGMGGGMGGGMGGGYGSGYGGGSGFSMSSSGGGGGGYGFGSGSMSGSSSIKRTSMVQSQSRRY; encoded by the exons ATGAGCATTCGCACCACGTACATGAGCTCcagcagcggcggcggcggcggcggcagcatGGGAGGATTTGGCAGCGGGGGCGTTAGGAGAAGCTTCACCAGCCAGTCGGCCTATGCCATGCCGGTCACCCGGAAGTCCGTGTCCATGGTCCGCTCAGGAATGGGAGGAGGGGGCTACGGCTCAGGCGCAGGATTTGGCGGCGGCAGTGGCGGCAGCTACAGCTACTCCATTGGCGGTGGGGGCGCCGGTGCCGGAGGTGGTTACGGAGGTGGTCTGGGAGCTGGCTTCGGCAGTGGGGCCGGGTTCGGCGGCGGTGGAGCTGGCTTCGGCAGTGGGTCCGGGTTCGGCGGCGGTGGAGCTGGCTTCGGCGGCGGGGCAGGCTTCGGCGGTGGGGCAGGCTTCGGCGGCGGGGCAGGCTTTGCCCAGCCTCCCATCACAGCAGTGACCATCAACCAGAGCCTCCTGGCGCCCCTCAACCTGGAGATCGACCCCAACATCCAGGTGGTCCGCACCCAGGAGAAGGATCAGATCAAGACCCTCAACAACCGCTTCGCCTCCTTCATCGACAAG GTGCGCTTCCTGGAGCAGCAGAACAAGATGCTGGAGACCAAGTGGAGCCTCCTGCAGGACCAGACCACCACCCGCTCCAACATCGACGCCATGTTCGAGGCCTACATCGCCAACCTGCGCCGCCAGCTGGACAACCTGGGCAATGAGAAGATGAAGCTGGAGGGCGAACTGAAGAACATGCAGGGTCTTGTGGAGGACTTCAAGAACAA ATATGAAGATGAAATCAACAAGCGTGCTGCAGTGGAGAATGAATTTGTCCTGCTGAAGAAG GATGTTGATGGTGCCTACATGAACAAGGTTGAGCTGGAGGCCAAGGTTGATGCTCTGCAGGATGAGATCAACTTCCTCAGGGCCATCTATGAGGAG GAGCTGCGCGAGCTGCAGTCCCAGATCAAGGACACCTCCGTGGTGGTGGAGATGGACAACAGCCGCAACCTGGACATGGACTCCATCGTGGCTGAAGTGCGCGCCCAGTATGAGGACATCGCCAACCGCAGCCGCGCCGAGGCTGAGAGCTGGTACAAGCAGAAG TACGAAGAGATGCAGTCTTCTGCTGGGAAGTTCGGAGATGACCTGCGCAACACCAAGTCCGAGATCGCCGAGCTGAACCGCATGATCAGCAGGCTGCAGAACGAGATCGAGGCCGTCAAGGGACAG CGTGCCAACCTGGAGGCCCAGATTGCAGAGGCCGAGGAGCGCGGGGAGCTGGCGGTGAAGGACGCCAAGGCCAAGATCAAggaactggaagaagccctgCAGAGAGCCAAGCAGGAGATGGCCCGCCAGGTCCGCGAGTACCAGGAGCTGATGAACGTCAAGCTGGCCCTGGACATCGAGATCGCCACCTACAGGAAACTGCTGGAAGGAGAGGAGAGCAG GCTGACTTCTGGTGGTGGATCTGCAACAATCCACGTGCAGCAGGTTTCCTCTGGACCCATGT CCTTCTCAAGCATGGAGAGCTCCGGAGGATATGGAGGTGGATATGGAGGCGGAATGGGAGGCGGAATGGGAGGTGGAATGGGAGGCGGAATGGGAGGCGGAATGGGAGGTGGATACGGAAGCGGATACGGAGGCGGATCAGGATTTTCCATGTCCAGCAGCGGTGGTGGTGGCGGCGGCTATGGATTTGGCAGTGGCAGCATGAGTGGAAGCTCCAGCATCAAAAGAACCTCCATGGTCCAATCCCAGTCCCGACGCTACTAA